The region CTtgtgcatttctgtgttttttatttggttttggtcaGTTGTTGTGTATGTTTTTTGGAAAGCTGCGCGTCCTCCAGCTTATCAAGCGTGTTAAAGAATCTGACTTTCCCTATAAGAGATAtatctgattattttatttgtcaTGTCACTTTATAAGAATGTTTCTGAACTTCTGTCAGTAATTTCCCTCCACTAATGCAGTGTGCGTGACTGATGATACaaactgcattttgtttttctgtgtgtttctatATGTCATAGGTAATGTGGTCTGGCTTGATGAAGTAACAGCAACACGGGCTCTAATAAATATGAGTTCCTTACCTGatcaggagaaaacaaaaagcagagaaaacaatgaagagaagacagctgaaaaaaacaagaaaggtaGATTGAGATATGCATATATAGGCATCATCTAGTTAAATCAATGAAACTTTAAACTTGTGCTTGGGTACTGCATAATGTAAATTACTGAAGGAGCTTCTATCGTATAGTTTCAGGTAAATGTATTCTGCCACTTTAAAAAAGGCTTTCATCTTGGAAACCTTTTGAAGAAGCTGCTTCTTAAAAGGTGGGTTGGAGCCAGACCAAAAGCAGTAATTCAGTTGATACTGAACATGTTAAATGCAGGGTCACATTCAGATacgaactgctgcagagagtccagcacagggcaacaaagatgctgaagggagtggagcatctcccgtgtgaggaaaggctgagggagctggggctctggagctggacaagaggagactgaggggcgacctcattaatgtttacagatatctaaaggttagtgtcaggaggatggagccaggctcttctcggtgacaaccaatgataggacaaggggtaatgggttcaaactggaacacaaaaggttccacttaaatttgagaagaaacttcttctcagtaagggtgacagacactggcccaggctgcccaggggggttgtggagtctcctcctctgcaaacattcaaacccacctggacaccttcctgtgtaacctcatctgggtgttcctgctccgtggggggattggaccagatgatctttgaggtcccttccaatccctgacattctgtgattctgtgaaaaaatatcTACAAGCATCTCACAATTTTGGTAGTTCTGGAAGCATGTACTCTTCTGTTAGttatttcacttcaaaattaagtcaccaagatttttttttctcctcttctcagAAACTTCTAAGCTTTTGAATAATAACTTACATTGGTAGTATCCAATACTTGTAGGTATTTGCAGCATTTTAAAGGGAGGCTGAAGGAAATAGGCTCTTACACTCCTTTTACGGTCTTGGCCTTGCTGGTCTCTGTCATGCCCTGAAATGCAGTGcaatttcatttgctttcaaagaattaaattaataatcCATGTGTGCTGCCACGGGCAGTTACCTGCACGGGGGCTGCCTAGTTCATGCAATTCTGTGCTCATGCGTGCTTCAAATTTCTGTGGACTTTGACTGGTTTGGTTATTCTCTAGGCTGCACAGAAGAAAGGATAACACCTTCAGTTTGATTTCAGAGATTGTAGGTAATAACTGAATGTGACTGACACTAAAATGGaggtgtttctttctttccaattattttcctttttagaaaaacaggaggaaagTTCTGATGACGAGACAGAAGAAGGCGAGGTTGAGGATGACAATCCAAGTGACGTTGAGGTCAGtactgaaggaaaatgaaaacactgttATGGAAGTTTTGCTCTGATGTAAAGTTTTCATAACATTGTAGTTTAAACCATATATATTTGCAATTCACAGTTTAATTATTGAATAGATTAGAGGGGAAAATGGCAGGAAGCGCAGATACGCTGTTGGTGAGAACAGGTGCATAAGAGGCTTTTGTGAAAGTGGATTTTGAAGAGTACTGAGGCATCCAGCGTGTAGGAGCTGGACTGGCTGCTCTTTTCTGCTGAGAGGAGGCAACGAAAGAacaataaggcaagggaagggaatgACCTTTCAACAGGGAAGGCAACGCTTAAAGAGACAAAGAGTATTTAGGCTGTCTGTCCATAGACATGTGTGCAAATCAGCATACGCATTGATGTTTTGTAAGGAATTTAATCTTCATGGACTGAAAATATAATAGGTGTGATTAGTACTTTCTTTAGGAATGGCTTAGTGAACACAGAAGTCTGAATTTTAGTTTCTGTAAAGCAGATATAAACTAAAATAATGTtatgaaggaagagaaggaaatgttttaaatttttagGGCAAATTACTTCAAAGATGCATGTTAGTTTGTcaagaaaaaagcagagttCATTAGAACATAATTTGAAAAGTAACTTTCTTAATAATCAGTTGATTTCTTCTCTGTAAGTAACCAGTTTTCATTcaacagtaattttatttttgagtcCAAAATACCTTTTTTGCCCCCCAAAGTTGGATGCCCTCTCCCAGGTAGAAGAGGATTCTCTCCTGCGTAATGATCTTCGCCCTGCCAATAAACTGGCTAAAGGAAACAAGCTATTCATGAGATTTGCTACTAAAGGTAAATGAACAGCGTAACAAGCATAATGAGTTAACCACTTGTCGTTTTATTTGTTGGCTAGTGACTTGAAGTACctaatttttatttgcaaaatttttaggtttttttgctAATCAATAAGTATGATTTTGCAATAAATCCACatttaatcacagaatggactgggttggaaaagacctcagagatcatcaagtccaacccttggtccaactccagtccgtttactagatcatggcactaagtgccatgtccaatctcagtttaaaaacctccagggccggtgagtccagcacctccctgggcagccattccaatgcctgaccactctctctgcaaagaattgctttctaatctccagcctaaatttcccctggcagagttgaagcccgtgcccccttgtcctattgctgactgcctgggagaagagaccagtccccacctggctagaactgcccttcatgtagttctagagagtgatgaggtcatctctaagcctcctcttctccagactaaacaagcccagctccctcagcctctccccgtAGGTCTTGTTTTCatgtcccttcaccagtcttgttgctcttctctggacccgctccagcacttcagtctctttcctgacctgaggggcccagaactgaacacaatactccaggtgtggcctccccaatgcagagcacaggggaaggatcactgcccttgtcctgctgaccacgctgttttggatacaggacaggatcccattggccttcttggccacctgggcacactgttggctcatgttgagcttcctgtccattagtccccccaggtccctttctgcctgactgctctccagccactctgtgcccagcctggagcgctgcagggggttgttgtggccaaagtgcaggacctggcacttggccttgttgaacttcatcccattggaatcgacccatttttccagtctatccagatccctctgcagagccctcctgccttccagctggtcaacactccctcccaacttggtgtcatcagcaaatttgctgatgatggtgtcagtcccctcatctaaatcatcaataaagatgttaaacagggctggacccaacactgaccgttgggggacaccactagtgactggccaccagctggatgcagccccattcaccacaTGTGAATTAGATTTGGTTCAGGTTTCTAATCTAATCAATTAGATTTGGTGCAAGTTTGAATGAAAATTACTGTACATAAAATTGGGCTCAGGGCATTCTTCCCAGTACCACAAGATAGGTTTTATCATACCTTTCTCCATAGAGGTAAATTCCACGTTTTATAGATATGAAAATCATTTGAGATGCTGATGAGCTATTAGTGGAAATTATTGCTAAATACAGTTGAGTTGTTAAATTATGAGTAAAATGAAAATCCGTATCATTTCTGGGCCAGGTGGGAAGTGACACAtccataaagaaaagaaaggtcaTGAATAAGGTAAGTATGGCCTCCAGCAGTTCCAGGGGGATGTAATGCTCTGTTAAGCTGATATGTAGAAACTCAATCTCCTTAGAATTAAGTTTCTAGACACAGAACTGTGGTGGTAGGAGAAATTTCAGAGGTGTCAGCAAAATTGTGTCCTTTGTGAAGGAGAATGAAATAACACTGATCTGTAAGGCACGTTCAGTTGTACTTTCACTGTGTCTTTGACTGGATGGTTATTTAATTTTATGCTAGTGTTGTAAGATATATTCTAAGGTGGAAATATTCCTTTAATTTATGGGTTTTTTCAGATGACAAAAAAGAGCTGGGAGCCGCAAGGCGAAGTCAGTATTACATGAAATACGGCAATCCAAATTATGGAGGCATGAAGGGGATTCTTAGCAATTCTTGGTGAGTATTTGATAGAGGAATTGCAGCATTGTAGGTAATTGGACAAGATAGTCCAAACTGGTTTTAATTTGtggattttctttctattcAATTTATTCAGGAGTTTCTTATgtgtaaataatgtttttacAATGTGACTATGAATTTGCAAGGGGAGTACTTTCTCATTAAAAGAATGTTTATATTCCAAACATTCAGAACATAAATGTATGTCTGCTATCAAAATGAGTGATAATTGCGTGTGCTTAATTCAGAGCTGAATATGACTCATTCCTGATGCCTTTTCTTTGTCAGGAGTCTCATTCTTTTTATGGTGTTTCAGGAAGAGAAGATACCATTCACGTCGGATCCATCGGGATGTGATAAAGAAAAGGACGCTTATTGGGGATGATGTTGGCTTGACTCCTCCTTACAAACATCGTCATTCAGGTAATCGATGCCGCTATGTTGACTCGGTAAGATCACACGGGGGAATGAAGGGCTGGAAAGGATCTTAATGCCTCGTGTGATCCTCTGCACTGTGTGAAACTCAagtgtacttttaaaaaatatttctgtaactgAATCACATTTTAAGAGTTCACAGGGAATAACTTCACGCTGCTTATTGCCTTACCAAAATAGCTGCTGCTTTTTAcgtgctatttttattttacagatttaGACGTGGGGGGCTATAGCGTCAAGGGCAAAAAGAAGAGTCGACTTTAAACTTCTTGGCAGTCTGTTGTACTTGCTACGTCAGTTCTTCTGTTCAATTAAAAAGCAAGCTCTAGATGTAGAACAATAAATATTAGGACTTTCTATTAAGTAGACTTAGGAACGATGATCTGCACCTACTGCAGAGGCAGTTGTACTTTATATCTTCAGTCCAGCTTTATGCTTGAACAGTCTTCCGAGATAGTGAACACCATGGACTTTTTTCTCCTGTGGTGATTTTCTTCCACTTAGGCTATTCTGTAATTACACTTAgtatattttgcaaaatattctCTCTTTAGCGTTGGAGAACTCCTAGGACTCATTTGTAGTTGAACATTAattacagtgatttttctttttttgccttgaatttAAGGTGCCTTATATGAATGCTAAACTTCAGTTTATCAGAACCGGTTTGTTTTGCTACAGGCTTAGTAAATGTTCCTGAGGAACCcattgaggaggaagaagaggaggaagaagatcAGGATATGGATGAAGATGACAGAGTTGTGGTTGAGTACCGTGATGAACTGCAAGCTTTCAAACAGTCCCGAGAGCGCAGTGCAGCCAGACGATCGAGTGCTAGTGCGTCCGATTCGGATGAAATGGACTATGACCTTGAGCTGAAAATGATATCAACGCCCTCTCCCAAAAAGAGCATGAAAATGACGATGTATGCAGATGAGGTGGAAtcacaactgaaaaatattaggtaaaattttcttgttctttaaaAGTATCAGTGAAAAAGAATTCTAAATTTTCATTAGTGGCAGAGGTGTCaaagcttaaagaaaaactGCTGGAGCTACTTTTTCTATTCTGAACGTAATCTTGtagtagatatttttaaaagaaatgcgaaatacagaaaacagtgaTACAGGCTTTAAATTACaattaacatttgaaaaatacagcttcCTCTGCAGATTTCTGTAACCTTTCTTATTGATGAAAATGAAGCTCAAATAGGAATCAATGGAAATTTATTCAAGCAAGCACAATTAATTTCTTGCATTTCATAGCTAGGCCAGGGAGAAAGAAtttgtctttcccttttccctttaccCCTTCCTCAGAAAGAAGAATAACCCTTAAGTGTtgacaataaaaatgaattgaTGTTCATTATGGGCGTATCAACCAAAGTTGTATATAATGTAGAttgttaaaataacattaacGTGTGTCCCTTCAGTAGGATGATTATACTTCATGATAATGTCAAGTCTTTTAATGATTTTGAGGTTGCTTATCTGTTCTGAATTCTGAATTAGTGGCACAGCCTTGAGGAGACAAACTCAGTACCTGCCTGGGAATGGATGTTGAGGTGTTCATGTGATTAGTGCTGAACGTGGGATTCTGACTGGAACACGTGCTCTTCTACGTGATGTCTTTACCTCTTTCTCAGTAGAGGAATCCTGATACTACTGTTGGCTATGATGTAATTTTACATACAAGAAGACCTAAGAACTATAgtaaacttcattttctttcagggGTGTTcgatctattattttttttttaggaattcCATGCGAGCAGATAGCATAGCAACCAGTAACATCAAGAATCGGATTGGCAGTAAAGGATCATTGGAGAAAGTTGCAGATGTAAGGCTACTGTTAGAAGAAAAGCGTCAGAATAATATTGGGCCACGTCAGCCAAACAGCACTGTAAAATCAGGTAATTTTAAACTCTCGTATTGCGCAGAGTTGTGACTGGCTTGTTAAAATGGTTGTATTCATTTCACATTTGTGCTCCACTGCAGCCAGCAAACCTGAGGGAATTCTGTTCAGCAGCTGTTTCTGCATCTATACAGTTAATTTTTCCTCACAAAGAGACTGAATTGGGGATTGCTTtggggaaaaatgaaatgtatttgaGTTAAGAGTGACATTTCTCGTTATCCAGTTTATGTGCCTGTTTCTGTTTTCCCGCACTTGGTCCTGTTTGATTTGCTCACTCCTCGGGGCAGAGATTCTGTATGAGAAACGTAGCATGCGGGGGAGTTCttgaacaaaatgaaacatcaaTATGTTTAAGATTCTTAtaatttggttttcattttatcctgCAAAATAGCAAGTGGTATTAGAATTATAAAGCAAGGTATCCGTTACCTGAACAGAATGGTTGAAGGCATACCCATTTTTGTATGATTATACCTCATGCTGGACACATACACACTGTACTGCTAAAGCAGCAATGTGGCGAGCCATGGAATAGTTTAATTTTCAATCATCTGGATGGAGCACAACCTGAAAACATTAAATGTCAGATttattgccaaaaaaaaaaagaaatctggataAATTTTAT is a window of Columba livia isolate bColLiv1 breed racing homer chromosome 20, bColLiv1.pat.W.v2, whole genome shotgun sequence DNA encoding:
- the NCBP3 gene encoding nuclear cap-binding protein subunit 3; the protein is MAAVRGLRISVKAEAAAATEPRGPEPEPMEVEEGELETIPVRRSLRELIPDTSRRYENKAGSFITGIDVNSKEAIEKKEQRAKRFHFRAEVNLAQRNVALDRDMMKKAIPKVRLDTIYICGVDEMSTQDIFAYFKEYPPAHIEWLDDTSCNVVWLDEVTATRALINMSSLPDQEKTKSRENNEEKTAEKNKKEKQEESSDDETEEGEVEDDNPSDVELDALSQVEEDSLLRNDLRPANKLAKGNKLFMRFATKDDKKELGAARRSQYYMKYGNPNYGGMKGILSNSWKRRYHSRRIHRDVIKKRTLIGDDVGLTPPYKHRHSGLVNVPEEPIEEEEEEEEDQDMDEDDRVVVEYRDELQAFKQSRERSAARRSSASASDSDEMDYDLELKMISTPSPKKSMKMTMYADEVESQLKNIRNSMRADSIATSNIKNRIGSKGSLEKVADVRLLLEEKRQNNIGPRQPNSTVKSDVRQRLGKRPHSPEIKPPSSTSAPRREPISDVHSRLGIPKQDVKGLYSDTREKKSGNLWTRLGSAPKTQEKTSDKPENSVASPEEDDSELQRVWGALIKEKEQSRQKKSRLDNLPSLQIEISRESSSGSDTES